A stretch of Phragmites australis chromosome 12, lpPhrAust1.1, whole genome shotgun sequence DNA encodes these proteins:
- the LOC133887203 gene encoding AP-2 complex subunit sigma-like, with amino-acid sequence MIRFLLLQNRQGKTRLAKYYVPLEDSEKHKVEYEVHRLVVNRDPKFTNFVEFRTHKVIYRRYAGLFFSMCVDITDNELAYLECIHLFVEILDHFFSNVCELDLVFNFQKVYLILDEFILAGELQETSKKAIIERMGELEKLE; translated from the exons ATG ATCCGGTTTTTACTGCTGCAGAATCGGCAGGGGAAGACGCGCCTGGCCAAGTACTATGTCCCGCTCGAGGACTCGGAGAAGCACAAGGTCGAGTACGAG GTGCACCGGCTGGTGGTCAATCGGGACCCCAAGTTCACCAACTTCGTCGAG TTTCGCACACACAAAGTTATCTACAGGAGATATGCAGGGCTGTTTTTTTCAATGTGTGTGGATATAACTGATAACGAGTTGGCATACTTGGAATGCATCCACTTGTTTGTTGAGATATTGGACCATTTCTTCAGCAATGTCTGCGAGCTAGATTTGGTTTTTAACTTTCAAAAG GTTTACCTGATACTAGATGAGTTTATTCTTGCTGGAGAGCTGCAAGAAACAAGCAAAAAG GCAATAATTGAGCGAATGGGTGAACTGGAGAAGCTGGAATGA